One window of the Micropterus dolomieu isolate WLL.071019.BEF.003 ecotype Adirondacks linkage group LG08, ASM2129224v1, whole genome shotgun sequence genome contains the following:
- the LOC123975268 gene encoding dystroglycan 1-like gives MWPLKLFTDIFWAAQRPIAMHYKRRDMSCGDTGRSRLLSCRTIPLVMGLLVTMANGTVPEKQETMVEVISVELEASMQSSVLSELQATASSVGEGPPTAIPDSSAKNGGVHTGIPDSSAIVGQVFQLKVPPGPGNATCKVHLTEMGKETLPSWLYWDKESCILRGLALEQDKGVYHILVSGEEIIEKTGSQVFPSTVFSIEVYPEERADTEPALLTLQSDISGIQPFTCGSEEPVTVLTVILDADLTKMVAEQRVNLQAIMRKFSHVPLEHMRVVPVVNNRLFDMSAFMAGPGNAKKVVENGALLSWKLGCALDQGSIPDISSVQSSAKDGTMSARLGYPVVGWHIVNKKPHGVKRVRRQLYNTPTPVPSLLPPTTHPEPPVRVVPTPTSPSIAPATDNSAPPVRGPLPLPVKPTMRVRDQIAHTPVFGPPQPTRVLGTTSTIPIQPTMTRPTFVEATALPTPPSTTKRPKPSSTRKPKKPKTSTPAPREPKSTTAKPPRRTTPVSLAPDENQNPVIRNPIDQVNAWVGTYFEVKIPPDTFFDREDGTTDKLRLTLKKTPKEAVSETSWIQFNSTIQLLYGLPEEQHDGKHEYFMLATDKGGRSIMDAFEVQVNRWSTNDKPSVVFAARFHGDPKTLSNDVHKKILLTKKLAYALGDRNSSTVTLRNITSGSIIVEWTNNSLQQSPCPKEQITVLSNRIADPQGTPKLAFIKAMEPEFKPINISIRGTNKCQSYTFIPPGEVPMPVLPTATPSPGTGRRSSDDVYLHTVIPAVVVAALLLIAGIIAMVCYRKKRRGKMTTEEQATFIKKGVPIIFADELDDSKSPPSSSIPLILQEEKPPLPPPEYPNMAGPHSTLLNQDLLEEYSVYQDDDPNAPPYQPPPPFTVPIEGKGSRPKNMTSYRSPPPYVPP, from the exons ATGTGGCCTCTTAAGTTGTTCACAGACATCTTTTGGGCAGCCCAAAGGCCTATTGCTATGCACTATAAACGGAGAGACATGAGCTGCGGGGACACAGGGAGGAGCAGGCTTCTTTCGTGCAGGACTATCCCCCTGGTAATGGGGCTTCTGGTGACCATGGCCAACGGCACTGTGCCAGAAAAGCAAGAGACAATGGTGGAGGTGATCTCTGTGGAACTAGAGGCGTCTATGCAGTCCTCTGTGCTCTCTGAGCTCCAGGCTACAGCATCCTCAGTTGGTGAAGGGCCGCCTACGGCTATCCCAGATTCCTCTGCAAAGAATGGGGGAGTACACACTGGCATCCCTGACTCGTCAGCAATCGTGGGCCAGGTATTCCAGTTGAAGGTTCCACCGGGACCTGGCAATGCAACCTGTAAGGTCCAT CTTACTGAAATGGGAAAGGAGACTTTACCCTCCTGGCTATATTGGGACAAAGAAAGCTGCATTCTGAGAGGCTTAGCCCTGGAGCAAGATAAAGGTGTGTATCATATATTGGTCTCTGGAGAAGAGATAATTGAGAAGACTGGCAGCCAAGTGTTCCCCAGTACTGTCTTCTCTATTGAAGTATACCCTGAAGAGCGAGCAGACACTGAGCCAGCCCTGCTCACTCTACAGTCTGATATCAGTGGCATCCAGCCTTTCACCTGTGGCTCTGAGGAACCTGTCACTGTCCTCACTGTTATCTTGGATGCTGATTTGACAAAGATGGTTGCTGAACAGAGGGTCAACTTACAGGCCATTATGAGAAAATTCTCACATGTGCCCCTGGAGCACATGAGGGTGGTCCCTGTTGTCAACAACCGCTTATTTGACATGTCTGCTTTCATGGCTGGACCAGGGAATGCAAAGAAGGTGGTGGAAAATGGGGCCCTACTGTCATGGAAACTTGGATGTGCCCTTGACCAGGGCAGTATCCCTGACATTAGCAGTGTCCAATCCTCAGCAAAGGATGGAACTATGTCAGCCAGGTTGGGATACCCGGTTGTTGGCTGGCACATTGTCAACAAAAAGCCCCATGGAGTGAAACGGGTCAGACGGCAGTTGTACAATACGCCTACTCCAGTGCCCTCCTTGCTTCCTCCAACTACTCACCCAGAGCCCCCTGTACGTGTTGTTCCCACCCCAACTTCACCCTCTATAGCCCCAGCAACAGACAACTCTGCTCCCCCTGTCCGAGGCCCTTTGCCTCTTCCAGTGAAGCCCACGATGAGAGTCAGAGATCAGATAGCCCACACACCTGTCTTTGGACCTCCCCAACCCACAAGAGTACTAGGAACTACAAGCACCATCCCAATTCAGCCTACTATGACCCGGCCTACATTTGTGGAGGCCACAGCTTTGCCAACACCACCAAGCACCACCAAAAGACCCAAACCATCCTCCACAAGGAAACCCAAGAAACCCAAAACCTCCACCCCAGCTCCCCGGGAACCCAAGTCCACCACAGCTAAACCACCCAGACGCACCACTCCTGTCTCTTTGGCTCCAGATGAAAATCAAAACCCAGTGATCCGCAACCCAATTGATCAGGTGAATGCATGGGTTGGCACATACTTTGAGGTTAAGATTCCTCCTGATACGTTCTTTGACCGGGAGGATGGTACTACTGATAAGCTGCGTTTGACTTTGAAGAAGACCCCCAAAGAAGCAGTGAGTGAAACATCTTGGATTCAATTCAACAGCACTATCCAGCTTTTGTATGGCCTTCCAGAGGAGCAGCATGATGGGAAACACGAGTACTTCATGTTGGCTACCGATAAGGGTGGGAGGAGCATCATGGATGCATTTGAGGTTCAAGTCAACCGTTGGTCTACGAATGACAAACCGTCAGTTGTGTTTGCAGCTCGTTTCCATGGTGACCCCAAAACTTTAAGCAACGATGTTCATAAGAAGATTCTTTTGACCAAAAAGTTGGCTTATGCTCTTGGTGATCGCAACAGCAGCACAGTAACCCTGAGAAACATAACTAGTGGCTCCATAATTGTGGAATGGACCAACAACAGTCTCCAACAGAGTCCCTGTCCAAAGGAGCAGATCACAGTTCTCAGCAACAGAATCGCTGATCCCCAAGGGACACCTAAACTGGCCTTCATCAAAGCAATGGAGCCAGAGTTCAAACCCATTAACATCTCCATTCGTGGCACCAATAAATGTCAGAGCTACACGTTCATCCCACCAGGAGAGGTGCCAATGCCTGTTCTGCCAACAGCTACACCCTCACCTGGGACAGGTCGGAGGAGCAGTGATGATGTTTACCTACACACTGTTATCCCCGCTGTAGTGGTAGCAGCCCTGCTGCTCATAGCCGGGATCATTGCTATGGTCTGCTACCGCAAGAAGCGCAGAGGGAAGATGACCACAGAGGAGCAGGCCACTTTCATCAAGAAAGGAGTCCCCATAATATTTGCAGATGAGTTGGATGATTCCAAGTCGCCTCCTTCCTCCAGCATCCCTCTTATCCTTCAGGAGGAAAAGCCCCCACTTCCCCCTCCAGAGTATCCCAACATGGCTGGCCCCCACAGTACCCTGCTTAACCAGGATCTGCTGGAGGAGTATTCTGTTTATCAAGATGATGATCCCAATGCACCTCCTTACCAGCCCCCACCACCATTTACTGTTCCCATAGAGGGCAAAGGCTCTCGCCCCAAGAACATGACCTCATACAGGTCACCGCCTCCGTATGTGCCTCCCTAA